The Streptomyces halobius genomic interval CGCTGGAGCTGGAGGCGCATGTCCCCGTGGTGACCGTCGCGGTGGGGCCGGGGCGGGGGCTCGCCGAGGTACGGGAGCGGTTCGCGGCGCTCGCCGGGTCACTGGGGCGAGGTGAACCGCTGTCGGTGGCACGGGAGTTGGACGCCGCGGAGGATGCCCTGCGGCAGGCGTCCGGGGGCCCCGACGCTCCCCGGGTGCTGGCGCTGTCGGCCGCGGGGCCGGAGCGGGTGCATCTGGCCCGGCCCGGCTCCTGGCCGGACCTGCGGGCACTGGCCGAGCACGGCGTCGGGCTGCGGGAACCGCCGGCGGGCCCCGGCACGAACTGGACCACGGTCGGCTGGGCGGAGGCTGCCGAGCTGGCTCCGGACATCGTGCTGAGTGACGCCCGGTTGAACGCCGCCCGGCGCGAGGAGCTCCGGGCCGTCGCGGCCTGGCGCGCGATCGAGGACAGCGCGAGCGTGCTGCCGTGGAATCCGGAGTCCCCGTGCAGCCGTCGCGCACACACCCGCTTCTTCACGCTGCTCGCGGAGACGATACGAGAGCGCGCCGCCAGGGCGTAGCGGGCAGAGTCCCCGCGCGTCGGATACCGACCTGCCGAGCCCGGTCCCGGGAGCGCCGGATCGCCCGGCGGTCCCGGACGCACAGCGAGACGCGGCACTTCCATGACCGCCACCGCCTCTCTCAGCGGAACTCCCACGGCTGTCACCGCCTCTGTCAACCGCATCTCTCAACAGCGCCACGGAGGGCAGGAAGTTACGAGGACGTCACGGCAGCCCGGTGACCCCACACCGACGGGGGGCGGGTGACAACGCTGCCCGCCCCCACCACAGCTCTCCCCTCCCGCTAAGAAGCCGCCGTCCGCGACTGCGCCTCCCGCAACGCCTCTCCGAGCAGCCCGGCGCCCTCCTCCGCCTCCGCCACGGTCAGGGAGAGCGGCGGCGCGATCCGCAGGGTCGCGCCCGTCTGGCCGCCCTTGCCGATGAGCAGGCCGCGCTCCCGGGCCGCCTCCAGTACCAGTGACGCCGCCTCGGGCGACGGCTCGTCCGTGCCGGGGCGGACGACGTCGACGCCGATCATCAGGCCCCGGCCGCGTACTTCCCGTACGGCATCGAGCCCGGCGGCAAGGGCCCGCAGCCGCTCGATGAGCAGGCCGCCGACCCGACGGGCGTTGCCCTGGAGATCGTGTTCGAGGAGGTAGGAGAGGTTGGCGAGGCCGGCGGCCATGGTGACCGGGCTGCCGCCGAAGGTGGAAATGGAGTTCGCGGAAAGGGTGTTCACCACCTCGGCACGGCCCACCACACCACCGATCGCCATGCCGTTGCCGATGCCCTTGGCGAAGGTGAGCAGATCCGGCGGGCCCTTGCCGGCGTGTGCCTGCCAGCCCCAGAAGTGGTCGCCGGTACGGCCCCAGCCGGTCTGCACCTCATCGCTGACCCAGAGGATCCCGTGCCGGTCGAGCACCTCGCGGAACGCCGCGTACAGACCGTCCGGCGGCGCGGTGAACCCGCCGACGCCCTGCACCGGTTCGGCGATCAGCGCGGCGACACCGCCCGCGGTCTGCTGGAGCATGTCCTCCAGGTCCGCGACGCAGGCCGCGATGTACTCCCCGTCAGAGAGACCGGCGTACGGGCCCCGCGAGCGCACCCCGCCGTGGACGTACAGCGTCTGGAAGGGCGAGAGGCTGGTCGGCGACCAGCTGGTGTTGCCCGTGACGCCGACGGTGGAGAACGAACGGCCGTGGTAGCTGTTGCGCATCGCCAGGATCTGGTTGGAACGGCGGTACGCGGTGGCCAGCAGTATGGCCGCATCGTTGGCCTCGGTGCCGGAGGTGGTGAAGAAGACCCGGGCGTCGGGGATGCCGGAGAGCGCCGCGATCCGCTCCGCCAACTCGACCATGGGGCGGGAGAGATAGAGCGTCGAGGTGTGGATGATGCGGCCGGCCTGTTCGCTGACGGCCTTGGTCACCTCGGGCAGCGCATGCGCCGTCATGGTGGTGAGGATGCCGCCGAAGAAGTCCAGATAGCGGTTGCCCTCGGCGTCCCAGACGTGCCGTCCCTCGCCGTGGGTGAGCTCCAGCGGATGTTCGTAGTAGAGGCTGAGCCAGGAGGGCAGGACGGCTTGGTGGCGGGCGTGCAGGGCGGCGGTGTCCTGGGGGGTGTGCGTCACGGCCGCACCAGTCCCTCGTACGCGTCGGGGCGGCGGTCGCGGTAGAACGCCCACTGCTGACGCACCTCGTCGATCATCCCGAAGTCGAGGTCGCGGACGAGCAGCTCCTCCTTGGAGTCGCCGGCGACGTCACCGACGAACTGACCGCGCGGATCCACGAAGTAGCTGGTGCCGTAGAAGTCGTTGTCGCCGTACTCCTCGACGCCGACCCGGTTGATCGCCGCGATGAAGTACTCGTTGGCGACGGCGGCCGCTGGCTGCTCCAGCTTCCACAGGTAGGCGGACAGACCGCGGGAGGTGGCGGAGGGGTTGTAGACGAGCTGGGCGCCGTTGAGGCCCAACTGCCGCCAGCCTTCCGGGAAGTGGCGGTCGTAGCAGATATAGACGCCGACCTTGCCGACGGCGGTGTCGAACACCGGCCAGCCGGCGTTCCCCGGCTTGAAGTAGTACTTCTCCCAGAAGCCCTTGACCTGCGGGATGTGGTGTTTCCGGTAGGCTCCCAGGACCGTTCCGTCGGCGTCGATCACGGCAGCGGTGTTGTAGTAGAAACCGGGCTGCTCGACCTCGAAGACCGGGACGACGATGACCATGCCGGTCTCGCGCGCCAGGTCCCGCATCCGGCGTACGGTCGGACCGTCGGGCACCGGCTCGGCCCAGCGGTAGTGCTCCGGCTCCTGCACCTGACAGAAGTACGGGGCGTTGAAGACCTCTTGGAACCCGATCACCTTCGCGCCCTGCGCGGCCGCCGCTCTGGCGTGTTCCTCGTGCTTCGCGATCATCGATTCGGTGTCGCCGGTCCAGGTCGCCTGGACCAGTGCGGCACGCACAACATCGGCCATGAGCTGCTCCTTTGTCGATGCGCCAGCCTGCGGCCACGCGGGATCCACGACGCTGATCTACGCGTGTGGAGGTGACCGTAAGCCCCGTCACGCACGGTGGCAAGACCATCTCCCACGCGGCGCGTCCGAGACGGGCGGCGGACAGCGCTCAGGCATGGACGTCGCACCCCGCGGCGCGCAGGGCGTGCGCGATATCGCTGTGCCGGTCCCGCGAGACGGTCGCGGCCGCGTCGAGGAGCAGCGGCCCGAGCGGGTCCGGGGCGACGGCTGCCGCCGCTGCGCACTCCTCCGCCGTACGGACCCGTACGAGCGCGGCCAGCAGCTCCAGAGACTGTGCGGCGCGCCGCCGGGCGAGCAGCTCCAGGGCGGCGTGTGCCACCTCTTCGACGGGGCGTGCCACGCTCTGCCGGAGCAGGCCGGCGCTGTCCTCCGTACGGTCTGCGGCGGCCAGCGCGTCGGCGGCCGCGGCGAGCCCGGCGGGTGGTAGCGAGGCGACTTCCCAGAGCAGGGTGGGGACATCGGAGCCGAGGCCGGAATCCTCCAACCAGTCGATGAACAGCGGCAGTTCGGGAGCCGGGCGGCTCGCGGCCGTACACAGTTCGGCATACGCCGACCCGCCGCCCCCGGACGCACGCAGCCGCGCCAGGCGCGCTACGGCGTCACCGATGGCCTGCCTCGCCTCCTCGTCGACGGGGGGCACGGCCGGGACGGACGCGGCATCCGCGCCATCCCCCGGCGGCCCTTCCTCATACGCCCCGGCGAAACGGGCGCCGCGCGGGGCGGTCACGGGCTCGGCCGGCGCGCCTCCCTCGGCCGGTGCCCCGTCGAGCGCAGGCTCCGGGGCCATCGACGGCAGCAGCGCCGCGACGTCCTGCTCGTCCGCGCCCTCGTCCGCCGGCTCCAGCCCGGCGAAACGGGCGCCGCGGGGGCGGGGGGTGTGCGCCTTGGGCTTGCCCTTGTTCCTGCCCTTTCCCTTGTCCTTGCCCTCGGAGAACTTCTTGCCCTCGGGGAGCTTCTTGGCCTTGGCGAGCCTTTTGGTTTTGGTGCGCGGTCGGGCGGGCTGGTCGGCGGCCGGCCCGGGAGCCGGGTCGGCGGCCGGGTCCGGCATCTGGCCAGTGGGCGGCTCGGGAGTCGGACCGGCGGGCGCGTTCACGGCCGGTTCGGACACCGGCCGTCCCATCGACCGCGTCTCGGTCCGGGTGAGCGTCTCCAGACGTGCGCGGAGCTCGCGGACGCGGACGCCGGCGCGGGCGTGGTCGTCGTGGGCCCAGGCCAGCTCCTCGGTCAGACGCGCCTCCTCCGGGGTGCCCACCGCTGCCCACACCGCCCCCTGGAGTTCACGAGCGCGGAGCGCCGCTTGCCGGTGCTCGCGCAGCATGACCTCCAGACGGTGCTGCAGTGCGGGCTTGCCGCCTGGCTGCGCGTCGTGGTCCGCGACCGCGCGCGCGTGCAGCCGCCGGGCGCGCGGGCCCGCGGTGCGTACGGCCTCGTCACCCTCCAGCCCCGCCAGGTCGTGCAGCATCGACTCGACCACGTCCCACGGCGGTACGTCCCGCCCGTCCAGACAGGCGCGCAGGCCCTCCGGGTCGCGATGCGCGAAGACTCCGTACCAGCCGGACTCCGCGTCGAGCAGCGACGCGAGCCCGGTCAGGAAGTGTGCAAACTCCTCGACCGGTCCGAGGAGTTGAGTGTCCGACATGCCTTCACCTCTCCCCCCGTAGACCGGACCTACCGGCCCGCCCGCATTTCACACCAGACATGTTTCGGCAGGGATAACAGCAGCGCTCCAGGGAGTTTCCCGGAGCGCACACCGGCCATCACCGCGGGGCCGGCTCAGAGGTCCGACTCCGACCGGCTGGTTCTCGACGAAGAAGTCGCCTTCGATGTTCTCCCGGGACCATTCCGTGGCGCGATCCAGCTCCGCTTCGCGGAACGCCGTGAGGATCACCCGGTTCCCCGTCAGGGGCGTCGATGGTCACGTCGGAGGTGAACCAGGCGGTGTCCGCGGGGCCCTCGATGCGCACTTCCCTCGGGGTGGCGGCTCGGAGGGCGGTCGCCGGCTCCGCGAGGTCCTGCCCGCCGGCGGCGAAGCTCACGGTGGTGCTCCCGCGGCTCCGGCTCACCAAGAGACGAGCAGGAGGTCCTGGTACCGCATCCGCCGTAGGCGCACCAGGACGGGGGAGCCGTCCGGTCCCGGGATGGCGGCCAGGACACCAGGCGTCAAAGCGCTGGGTCCGGCTCCTGAACCGGGCCCTGCGAAGGCCCGCCGCTGCCCGGCACCGGGTGGCCGGCCGGCCATCGCTCATGCCAGCGCAGCGCGTCCTCCAACTGCGCGGCCAGCGAGATCAGTCGCGGCTCGCCGTGCGCCGGGCCGAGCAGCTGGGCGCCGAGCGGCAGCCCGTCCGCGTTGAATCCGGCGGGTACGCTCACGCCCGGCCAGCCCAGCACGTTCCACGGCCAGGCATACGGGCAGGCCGCGATCATGGCTCGATCCGTGCGCCATCCGTTGAGCTTCGCGAGCGTCCCGATGCGCGGCGGCGGGGTGGCGGTGGTCGGCGTCAGCAGCACGTCGTACGGGCCGAACAGCGCGCCGATACGCCGCTGTTGACGCTGCTCGACGGCCCGCGCCCGGCGCAGCACGGGCCCGCCCAGCAGCCGCCCCATCCGGGCCGCGCCGCGCGTACGGGGGTCCAGCAGAGCACGGTCGGGGACCCGGGCCGCCCACTCCCCGACGCCGACCGTGGCGCGCGGCAGGAAGGCCAGCCCGATCAGCCCGTAGTCCGGTTCCGCCGGCTCGACGACATGGCCGAGGCGGGTCAGCGTACGGGCCAACTCGGTGACCGCTACCCGGACTTCGGGGTGCAGTTTCTTGGGCGTACCGGTGAAGGCCGGTGTGAAGGACAGCGCGATGCGCAGCCGTCCCGGGTCGCGTCGTGCCGCTTCACGCGCCGCGATGGCGGGCGGACGGTGCAGATCGCCGTCGTGGTTGCCGCTCGCGACGTCCAGCAGCAGCGCCGCGTCCTCGACCGTACGCGCCAATGGGCCGATCCCGGTGATCCCTTGGAAGGCTTCGGCGTCCGGCCAGGTGGAGATGCGGCCGCGCTGCGGTTTGATGCCGACGAGATGGGACCAGGCGGCCGGGATACGGACCGAACCCGCGCCGTCCGTGCCAAGAGCGGCGGGGACCAGTCCGGCGGCGACCGCGGCGGCCGAGCCGCCGGACGAACCGCCCGGAGTGTGGGCGAGACTCCACGGATTGCGGGTGTCGCCGAACGCCGGCCCCTCAGTGAACGGCCATTGGCCCAGCTCACAGGCGTTGGCCTTGCCGACGATGACAGCGCCGGCCGCACGCAGCCGCCGGACGACCTCGGCGTCCCGCTCCTTGGGCGGGAACTCCCCGGCGCATCCGAACGCGGTGGGCTCACCCGCCACATCGGTGTCGTCCTTGACCGCGACCGGCACCCCGAGCAGCGGCAGCCGTTCACCGGCGGCCAGTCTGCGGTCGGCGTCCGCGGCCTCCGACAGCGCCGCCTCGGCCCGTACCCGGCGGAAGGCGTTGACACTGCCCTGGGTGGCTTCGATGCGTTCCAGCGACCGTTGCACCAGCGCGGCCGAGGTCACGCTCCCGTCGGCCAGCGCCCGCGCCTGCTGGGCGAGCCCCTCGCACTCCCCGGCGGGCGCGCCGGTGTGGCCCGCCGGGAAAGGCCTGGTCTCCCTGTCACGGCTCTCGTCAACGCTCACGGTACGCGCCCTCCCTGGGACCGCCCATTCGAACGAACGGTCCCAGGAGGCTAATCGCTCCCGGCCGAGGCCAGCAATCACGCCGCGCGGCAGGGCACATGGACGACACACGGACGGCACACGCCGGACCGGGACGTGCCGGTGAGGTTACGGCGGCAGAGTGTGGTGACCTGGCGGCGGACGGACCCGGGTGACGCCACGGCGCCAGGGCCCCGGTGACCTGACGACGCAGGCCGGGTGACATGACGACGCCGGTCCGGGTGGCATGACCACGGGCCCGGGTGACATGACGAAGCGGGCCGTCCGCCGGACGGGCATAGCGGGGCAAGCCCTCCCAGCCGCCCGCCCCGAACTCGAACACAAACCCGGTCAACCGCTACGCTCCCCGCCCATGGACGACACCCTGCTGCTCCTGATCGTGGCGGTCGCGGCCCTTCTCGTCGGCCTGGCAGCCGGCTGGGCGGGACAATCCGCCGCGTCCCGCCGGAAACTCACCCGCGAGCAGAGCTTCTTCGGGCTGCCGGACGGTTCGGAGTGCGTACTGGTCACCCACCGGGACAGCAACTCGCCCCACTGGAGCATCCCGCGCCATGACGCACTGGCCCTGCTCGGACTGGCCTCGGTGGTCGAGAACTGCGGCGCGCACCCGGAGGTGGCGCCGCATGACACCGCCCTCCAGGGCTTCGGGGCGCGCACCGAGTTCTGCGTCGGCGATCCCACCGCGCACCGGCGGCTGGCGGCCCATGTCGCCAATCTGCTGCCGGGTGTCGCGGTGCACCCGGGCGACGAGTCCGGCGCCGGCCGTGGCACCTTCACCATCGGCGGTTCGACGTACCGGATGGAGCCCGGCGCGGTCGAATACGTCCTGCTCGCCCGGCTGACGGCCGGCGAGACCGGCCGTCCGGTGTTCCTCGCCGCCGGCCAGCGCCCGGTCACCCACCGGGCCGCGGTCCGCCACCTCGTACGCAACCGGGCCCGGCTGGCCCGGAAGCACGGCGCCGACGGCCAGTTCTGTCTGCTGCTGAAGGTGATCAACTCGCAGGCGTACGGGCCCGATGTCGTGGAACTCGTCGCCGACGTCACCAAGGCCGCGACCGCCCCCACAGAGTCGAAGGGACACCGGGCGGCGGTCTGAGGGAGCCCGCCCCGCGGCTCCTGCCCCAGACCCTGTGTCGCAGGTCCTGTGACCCAGGTCCTGTAACCCAGCCTGTGACCCAGGTCCTGTGATGCAGGTCCTGCTGTGACGTGGTCCCCGTGTGACCCAGTTCCTTCCGGCCGGTTCCGCGGCCTGCCTACGCTGCTGACGACCGACCCCACCACCCGCTCCCTCCAGAGCGCAGACCGGTCCGGAAGGAGATTTCTTGACCAGCGCCCCCGTGCCCCACGCCATCACCGTGACCCACGACGGCCAAGCCGTCGTCACCTTGGAGGGCGAGCAGGACATCCTCACCGCACCGCGCGTTCTGAAGCTGCTCACCGCGGCCGCCGCGAACCGGGACCGGATCGTCGTCGACCTCCGGAAGGTGACCTTCATGGACAGCACCGGCCTGGAACCGCTGGTCAGAACCGCCCGCCGGCTCCTTACCACCGGCGGCGGCATCACGCTCGTCATCGCCGATCAGAGGCTGCGCAAGCTCCTGGCGCAGAGCCGCGTGGACGATCTGTTCACCCAGGTCAGCTCGCCGCGCTACGGCCACAGCGCCTTTCTGCCGGCCGCCGGCGCGTGACAGCCGTCACTCGCGGCACCAGAACACCGAACAATGGTTTATCGTTAAATTGCAAGCGGGTGCTGCGATGACGGTGCCCCGGGCCAGGGCGCCCCTCGCCGGGAGACCCGCCCGCAGCCGTACGGCAGCCTTCCCCGTGAGGTGACCGCCGTCACCACCCGCACCCCATAGCCGCCTCGGCCGGTCCCCCCCGTCCGGCCGAGGCCGCCCCGGCCGGAATCCCCCGTCTGGCCGGGGCCCCTCTTTTCCGCACCAATGCGTCATTGCGTCACTCGTCCGCACCACTGCGTCACTCGCGGCTCACCCCGGCGTCGCTCCCGGCACCGTCGCGTCACGCCGAGCGACCCCGCCTCATGCACATCACCGCAGGTGGGACGCCCCATTCACATCGAGGACGGCACCCGAGGACCAGACCGCCTCGGGCGAGGCCAGGTAATGGACGGCGGCCGCCACATCCCGCGGCGCCGCCACCCGGCCGAACGGGCTCTGCTGCCGGACCTCGTCCGTGATCCGGTCCGCGACCCGTTCCGTCGCGACGAACCCGGGGGCGACCGACGCGACCCCGATCCCGTATGACGCCAGATGGACCGCCAGCGACTGCCCCATGGCGTGCAACGCCGCCTTGGACGCGCCATACGCCGGATGGTCCGGCTCACCACGGAACGCGCCGCGCGAGCCGATGTTGACGATCCGGCCCTCCACCTCGCGCTCGATCATGTTCCGTGCCGCGCAGTAACTCATATGTGCGGCACCCAGCAGGTTCACGTCCACGACCCGCCGCCAGGCGTCCTGCCAGTCCTCGAAGGACGTACGGTCCAACGGATGCACCACATTCGCCGCGGCATTGTTCACCAGGACATCGATACCGCCGAGCCCGGCCACGGCCGCCTCCGCGATCGCGGCCGCGCCGTCCGGGGTACTCACATCCCCCTGCACCAGGACATGCCCGCTGCCCTCCAGCGCCGCGAACGCCTCCGCCGCCGCCTCGCGCCGCGACGCGTAATGCAGCGCGACGCGGTCCCCGTGCGCGGCGAAGAGCTCCGCGACCGCCCGGCCGATCCCCCGCGAGGCACCGGTCACCAGTACCGCCCGGCTCACCGCGGCCCCTCCGACGTCCCGAACGGCCGGGGCCGACTCCGCTGACTCCTCTGATCCCGCAGACTGCGCTGATCCATCGGCATTCCTTACCTGGCGGCGGCAAACGATCTCAAGGAATCGTAGGCAGCCGCACGGGGCGGATAATCGAGCGAGGTGGGCGGCCGTGTCCGCGGCGATGACGAGTCATGAGCGTGGTGGCGGGAGTGACGGTGCCGGAGGCCGGGAGGAATGGTGCCGCGAGGGTCCCGGGGTGGTGGTACGTCGCCGACGTCGGCTCAGGCATAACGGGCCCTTACGCGTTCTCGAGGGTGCTTACTCGGGTGTGCGAGAGCGGGCCATCCTGGCCGCCAGGGTGCGCGGCGCATGACGTACCGCCAGGGCGTACGCCTTGTATTGCCAGCCGGTGATGCTGACGGGCTTGCGGCGCCCGAGGTCCTTGAGCGCCTGGTCCACGACCCTGTCGGCCTCAAGCCACGCCCACGTCGGCAGGCTGCTGACATCCATTCCGGCGCGCTCTTGGAATTCCGTACGCGTGAAACCCGGGCACAGGGCGAGCACCCGTACGCCGTGCGGGGCGAGGTCGACACGGAGGGATTCGCTGAAGGCGGTGAGCCACGCCTTCGCGGCGCCGTATGTACCGGTGGGCAGCAGTCCCGCGACCGAGGAGACATTGAGTATGACTCCCCGTCGACGAGCTGTCATACCGGGCACAGCGGCGTGCGTGAGCCGTAGCGGGACCTTGGTGAGAAGGTCGAGCATCCGCTCTTCGTCATCAACGGGACTGTGCGGGAAGGGAGCGGGAAGTCCGAAGCCGGCATTGTTGACAAGGACGTCCACGGGATGCGCCGATGAGGCGAGACGTTCTTCCACGGCGGCACGTCCGGTGGCGTCGAGGAGGTCGGCGGCGATTGTCTCGACGTCGACGCCATAGCCGGTGCGCAGTTCTCCGGCCGTACTGTCCAGGCGCTCCCTATGACGAGCAACCTGTACGAGGTCGAATCCCTTCGCCGCGAACCGGCGGGCAAAGGAAGCGCCGATACCGGAGGTCGCACCGGTGATCAGAACTCTCGTCATGGGGAACCCGGCTTCCTTGTCTCTTGGGGTCAAGGCTTACCGAAACGCGCTGGCGCTACGCGCAACGTGCTACGCGCAACGTGCAACGTGCAACGTGCAACGTGCTACACGTCATCCCGTACGCGATTTCGGTATCCGACTACTCTTACACCCGGCCGGACGCCGAGCCGATCGGATCAAGCCGCTGACGGAATGTCTTGAGCAGGGGCGATGTGTACTCCTCGGCGGCCTGGAGGAGGAACGCCTTCTCGTCCGTGAAATCGCCGCTGTCATGCCCCAACGGCCCTATGGGATTCGGCCTGTGGGGAAGACCGGCGAGCTTGCTCCGGCGGGCCTCCCCCATGACACACGCCAGCACGGCGGCCTCTCTCCTCGGCTCCGGGATGCCCGAGTCGTCCACGAAATCGCGTGCGGCGGTGAGCAGCGCGGAGTCGACATGACTGTGCAAGACAAGGAGGGCATCGCGCGTTTCGATGACCTTGCGATACACAAGAAGTCTCCAGGGAGTGAGCGGCCACAGAATCTCAAGTGCCCGCGGCCGCGCCCGGGACAGTGCCACCTGCGGCACCGCGTCCATCAGATCGCGCCAAAGCGGCCACAGGCACCACACCGTTCTGATGTCCGTCACCGCGCGGCGGCCGGCGGCGAATGTCGGTACGAGGATCGCCATGGCGCGGAACAGTGCATGCGCTCCCATGACCATCGTCATGCCGGGCGTTATCCAGTCCGCGCTGCTGAACAGCCGGACGACATGGCCGAGCCAGTAGACGCCGGCGAGCGCGGTACCGAGGCCGAACAATTGCAGGCTCGACCTCAGCAGCGGCGGAGCGCTGGACCGGCCGTAACGCCAACACATCAAAACGCACGCCGTGTTCGCGGTGAGGTGCGCACTAACCAGGATCAGACAGTAGGCGACCGCGGTGGGAGGGGGATCCGTCCCGGCGAGGGGAAAGACATAGCTTTCTCCGT includes:
- a CDS encoding SDR family NAD(P)-dependent oxidoreductase, giving the protein MSRAVLVTGASRGIGRAVAELFAAHGDRVALHYASRREAAAEAFAALEGSGHVLVQGDVSTPDGAAAIAEAAVAGLGGIDVLVNNAAANVVHPLDRTSFEDWQDAWRRVVDVNLLGAAHMSYCAARNMIEREVEGRIVNIGSRGAFRGEPDHPAYGASKAALHAMGQSLAVHLASYGIGVASVAPGFVATERVADRITDEVRQQSPFGRVAAPRDVAAAVHYLASPEAVWSSGAVLDVNGASHLR
- a CDS encoding aspartate aminotransferase family protein, giving the protein MTHTPQDTAALHARHQAVLPSWLSLYYEHPLELTHGEGRHVWDAEGNRYLDFFGGILTTMTAHALPEVTKAVSEQAGRIIHTSTLYLSRPMVELAERIAALSGIPDARVFFTTSGTEANDAAILLATAYRRSNQILAMRNSYHGRSFSTVGVTGNTSWSPTSLSPFQTLYVHGGVRSRGPYAGLSDGEYIAACVADLEDMLQQTAGGVAALIAEPVQGVGGFTAPPDGLYAAFREVLDRHGILWVSDEVQTGWGRTGDHFWGWQAHAGKGPPDLLTFAKGIGNGMAIGGVVGRAEVVNTLSANSISTFGGSPVTMAAGLANLSYLLEHDLQGNARRVGGLLIERLRALAAGLDAVREVRGRGLMIGVDVVRPGTDEPSPEAASLVLEAARERGLLIGKGGQTGATLRIAPPLSLTVAEAEEGAGLLGEALREAQSRTAAS
- a CDS encoding ABC transporter substrate-binding protein — translated: MEQSTPWEFSDDRGRLAVAGGRPARIVAYIQAGATLWDHGIRPVGLFGSPHDGTGPDPAKGGELPLTEIPYLGSGGALHPDTLLEAEPDLVVAVTYDCEQVYGLESKTALELEAHVPVVTVAVGPGRGLAEVRERFAALAGSLGRGEPLSVARELDAAEDALRQASGGPDAPRVLALSAAGPERVHLARPGSWPDLRALAEHGVGLREPPAGPGTNWTTVGWAEAAELAPDIVLSDARLNAARREELRAVAAWRAIEDSASVLPWNPESPCSRRAHTRFFTLLAETIRERAARA
- a CDS encoding SDR family NAD(P)-dependent oxidoreductase, with the protein product MTRVLITGATSGIGASFARRFAAKGFDLVQVARHRERLDSTAGELRTGYGVDVETIAADLLDATGRAAVEERLASSAHPVDVLVNNAGFGLPAPFPHSPVDDEERMLDLLTKVPLRLTHAAVPGMTARRRGVILNVSSVAGLLPTGTYGAAKAWLTAFSESLRVDLAPHGVRVLALCPGFTRTEFQERAGMDVSSLPTWAWLEADRVVDQALKDLGRRKPVSITGWQYKAYALAVRHAPRTLAARMARSRTPE
- a CDS encoding amidase, encoding MSVDESRDRETRPFPAGHTGAPAGECEGLAQQARALADGSVTSAALVQRSLERIEATQGSVNAFRRVRAEAALSEAADADRRLAAGERLPLLGVPVAVKDDTDVAGEPTAFGCAGEFPPKERDAEVVRRLRAAGAVIVGKANACELGQWPFTEGPAFGDTRNPWSLAHTPGGSSGGSAAAVAAGLVPAALGTDGAGSVRIPAAWSHLVGIKPQRGRISTWPDAEAFQGITGIGPLARTVEDAALLLDVASGNHDGDLHRPPAIAAREAARRDPGRLRIALSFTPAFTGTPKKLHPEVRVAVTELARTLTRLGHVVEPAEPDYGLIGLAFLPRATVGVGEWAARVPDRALLDPRTRGAARMGRLLGGPVLRRARAVEQRQQRRIGALFGPYDVLLTPTTATPPPRIGTLAKLNGWRTDRAMIAACPYAWPWNVLGWPGVSVPAGFNADGLPLGAQLLGPAHGEPRLISLAAQLEDALRWHERWPAGHPVPGSGGPSQGPVQEPDPAL
- a CDS encoding nitrilase-related carbon-nitrogen hydrolase, whose product is MADVVRAALVQATWTGDTESMIAKHEEHARAAAAQGAKVIGFQEVFNAPYFCQVQEPEHYRWAEPVPDGPTVRRMRDLARETGMVIVVPVFEVEQPGFYYNTAAVIDADGTVLGAYRKHHIPQVKGFWEKYYFKPGNAGWPVFDTAVGKVGVYICYDRHFPEGWRQLGLNGAQLVYNPSATSRGLSAYLWKLEQPAAAVANEYFIAAINRVGVEEYGDNDFYGTSYFVDPRGQFVGDVAGDSKEELLVRDLDFGMIDEVRQQWAFYRDRRPDAYEGLVRP
- a CDS encoding anti-sigma factor antagonist (This anti-anti-sigma factor, or anti-sigma factor antagonist, belongs to a family that includes characterized members SpoIIAA, RsbV, RsfA, and RsfB.), with the translated sequence MTSAPVPHAITVTHDGQAVVTLEGEQDILTAPRVLKLLTAAAANRDRIVVDLRKVTFMDSTGLEPLVRTARRLLTTGGGITLVIADQRLRKLLAQSRVDDLFTQVSSPRYGHSAFLPAAGA
- a CDS encoding MAB_1171c family putative transporter produces the protein MRLDLALFGDRLETVGAICLWGAVLVRLPSAVRCRRQRGLWLAVATAAMAMTLSLPVVRQEFRGDGASMRLIHITTNFFGVLSVGAVLFFLTMTVGGRRCGRRLYGAMAVTIAALAALLWVDGESYVFPLAGTDPPPTAVAYCLILVSAHLTANTACVLMCWRYGRSSAPPLLRSSLQLFGLGTALAGVYWLGHVVRLFSSADWITPGMTMVMGAHALFRAMAILVPTFAAGRRAVTDIRTVWCLWPLWRDLMDAVPQVALSRARPRALEILWPLTPWRLLVYRKVIETRDALLVLHSHVDSALLTAARDFVDDSGIPEPRREAAVLACVMGEARRSKLAGLPHRPNPIGPLGHDSGDFTDEKAFLLQAAEEYTSPLLKTFRQRLDPIGSASGRV